In Thiospirochaeta perfilievii, a single window of DNA contains:
- a CDS encoding pullulanase-associated domain-containing protein — translation MKKIINLFVIAMLLLTAGCLTTAPEANTKDMVEAGAIEDGNVRLHYQRMDDNYEGWGLHIWGAGYAGDTVDWAAAVEPTGFDDFGAYWDIPYFGEDELNFIIHNGDEKDPDGDRTFEGVETINEFWALSGDSVLYTSLDDVQ, via the coding sequence ATGAAGAAAATTATTAATTTATTTGTAATTGCAATGTTATTATTAACAGCTGGTTGTTTAACAACAGCACCAGAAGCTAATACTAAAGATATGGTGGAAGCAGGTGCTATTGAAGATGGGAACGTAAGATTACACTACCAGAGAATGGATGACAATTATGAAGGTTGGGGTTTACATATTTGGGGTGCAGGATATGCAGGAGATACTGTAGATTGGGCCGCAGCTGTAGAGCCAACAGGTTTTGATGATTTTGGAGCTTACTGGGATATCCCTTATTTTGGTGAAGATGAGCTAAATTTCATTATTCATAATGGTGATGAAAAAGACCCAGATGGTGATAGAACATTTGAAGGCGTAGAAACAATTAACGAATTTTGGGCACTTTCAGGAGATTCAGTACTATATACATCTCTAGATGATGTTCAGTAA
- a CDS encoding pullulanase-associated domain-containing protein, with protein sequence MMFSNRRLNEKDTKYFLVLLVVTLASCASVSSGSDKGDTPAVPKGMVRLNYHRFDKNYSGWGIHVWGAGYNGPEVKWEAALPVTGESSFGVYWDIPYSGEGELNFIIHNGDNKDPDGDRTFPKLDSNNEYWAISGDDTEYLTFKDADSSLNNKILSAVAVTDKQIKLKFRMKTDKELTLELDGVPVELESWEIKNGRLGYITAKEPLNPLSVYVVKSGALSKKVNFSWESIDSTFSYDGELGAIYSKSGTEFKLWSPLASNIKLTIYKDGTDDTIYKEADLTLGDKGVWSIVIKEDLKGYFYTYDVTNAGRTKRVLDPYAKSMAAFNESKEKVGRAAVVDLKSIGPKLDFANIEGYTKREDAIIWEIHVRDFTSDPSLETKSQFGTYKAFIEKLDYIKSLGVTHVQLLPVMNYYFGNELDNGTRELDYSAGPNTYNWGYDPHNYFSPEGMYSENPRDPELRVKELKELIDAIHKSGMGVILDAVYNHTAKISILEDIIPGYYHFMDVDGKPKSSYGGGRVGTTHFMSRKLVVDSVLHWVNEYKVDGFRYDLMGDLDAETVQMAFDKSREVNPNIIMIGEGWRTYAGDDGDSRTPADQSWMAQTDAAGSFSDEMRNELKSGFGSEGQPRFMTGGKRDINLIFNNVAGRPSNMTLDDPGDVVQYVAAHDNLPLHDVIAQSINKDPDHHEEEIQKRIRLSNTMILTSQGTAFLHAGQEYGRTKQWRAAGKPSVKGTEVKGFDYPWFVHDSYDSSDAINMIDWEKIESEGLPKNTIDYTTGLIKLRRSTDAFRLGDADLVKKNVSLVKAAGIKPQDNIIVYKAISTDGDSYYVFINADDVSRELGLEVDLTNGIVLVDSDESGVEPVKEISGFTLSSDKIKIDALTALIIKE encoded by the coding sequence ATGATGTTCAGTAATAGGAGATTAAATGAGAAAGATACTAAATATTTTTTAGTTCTTCTTGTGGTAACGCTTGCATCCTGTGCAAGCGTCTCTTCAGGTAGTGATAAGGGTGATACTCCTGCTGTTCCTAAGGGTATGGTTAGGTTAAACTATCACAGATTTGATAAAAACTACTCCGGTTGGGGTATTCATGTTTGGGGTGCAGGTTACAATGGACCTGAAGTTAAATGGGAAGCAGCTTTACCTGTTACAGGAGAGAGCTCCTTTGGTGTTTATTGGGATATTCCATATAGTGGAGAAGGTGAACTTAACTTTATTATTCATAACGGTGATAATAAAGATCCCGATGGGGATAGAACATTTCCAAAACTAGACTCTAATAATGAGTATTGGGCAATATCTGGGGATGATACTGAGTATTTAACTTTCAAGGACGCTGACTCCAGCCTAAATAATAAAATATTATCTGCAGTAGCTGTTACTGATAAACAGATAAAGTTAAAATTTAGAATGAAAACAGATAAAGAGTTAACCCTTGAACTAGATGGAGTTCCTGTGGAGCTTGAGTCTTGGGAGATAAAAAACGGACGTTTAGGATATATTACAGCTAAAGAACCATTAAATCCCTTAAGTGTATATGTTGTTAAAAGTGGAGCATTATCAAAAAAGGTTAATTTCTCTTGGGAGAGCATTGATAGTACATTTTCCTACGATGGAGAACTAGGTGCAATATATAGTAAAAGTGGTACAGAGTTTAAACTTTGGTCTCCTTTAGCATCTAATATAAAATTAACAATTTATAAAGATGGAACAGATGATACTATCTATAAAGAGGCTGATTTAACCCTAGGAGATAAGGGTGTTTGGTCCATTGTTATTAAAGAAGATTTAAAGGGTTATTTTTATACCTATGATGTAACTAATGCTGGTAGAACAAAAAGGGTTTTAGACCCATATGCTAAATCTATGGCTGCATTTAATGAGAGTAAGGAAAAAGTTGGTAGGGCTGCTGTTGTAGATCTTAAATCAATTGGACCAAAGCTAGATTTTGCTAACATTGAAGGGTATACAAAAAGAGAAGACGCTATAATATGGGAGATCCATGTTAGGGATTTTACATCTGATCCAAGTTTAGAAACAAAATCCCAATTTGGTACTTATAAAGCGTTTATTGAGAAGTTAGACTATATTAAGTCTCTAGGTGTAACCCATGTTCAATTATTACCTGTTATGAACTATTACTTTGGTAATGAGTTAGATAATGGGACAAGAGAACTTGATTATTCAGCTGGTCCAAATACATATAACTGGGGATACGATCCACATAACTACTTCTCTCCAGAGGGAATGTATTCTGAGAACCCTAGGGATCCTGAACTTAGGGTTAAGGAACTAAAAGAGTTAATTGATGCAATACATAAAAGTGGAATGGGTGTTATTTTAGATGCTGTATATAACCACACTGCTAAAATCTCTATTTTAGAAGATATTATTCCTGGTTATTATCATTTTATGGATGTTGATGGGAAACCTAAGTCAAGTTATGGTGGTGGTAGAGTAGGTACAACCCACTTTATGTCTAGAAAGTTAGTTGTTGATTCTGTTTTACACTGGGTTAATGAGTATAAGGTAGACGGTTTTAGATATGACTTAATGGGTGATCTAGATGCTGAGACTGTACAAATGGCTTTTGATAAGAGTAGGGAAGTTAATCCTAATATTATTATGATTGGTGAGGGTTGGAGAACCTACGCCGGAGATGATGGGGACTCTAGAACTCCTGCTGACCAGAGTTGGATGGCCCAAACAGATGCTGCTGGAAGTTTCTCAGATGAGATGAGAAATGAGTTAAAGTCTGGTTTTGGTTCAGAGGGGCAACCACGGTTTATGACTGGTGGGAAAAGGGATATTAACCTTATTTTCAACAATGTTGCTGGACGTCCAAGTAATATGACATTAGACGATCCAGGTGATGTGGTTCAGTATGTTGCTGCCCATGACAACCTACCGTTACATGATGTTATTGCTCAATCAATAAATAAAGATCCAGACCACCATGAGGAAGAGATTCAGAAAAGAATAAGACTATCTAATACTATGATTTTAACAAGTCAGGGAACTGCATTTTTACACGCAGGTCAGGAGTACGGTAGAACTAAACAGTGGAGAGCAGCTGGTAAGCCAAGCGTTAAAGGAACTGAAGTTAAAGGTTTTGATTACCCGTGGTTTGTACATGACTCCTATGACTCCTCAGATGCTATTAATATGATAGATTGGGAAAAAATTGAGTCAGAAGGTCTACCGAAAAATACTATAGACTACACAACTGGTTTAATTAAACTTAGAAGATCTACCGACGCTTTTAGATTAGGAGATGCGGATTTAGTTAAAAAGAATGTATCGCTTGTTAAAGCAGCGGGTATAAAACCCCAGGATAATATAATTGTATATAAAGCAATATCCACAGATGGTGATTCATACTATGTATTTATTAATGCAGATGATGTATCTAGAGAACTTGGCTTAGAAGTTGATTTAACCAATGGAATCGTTTTAGTAGATTCTGATGAGAGTGGTGTAGAGCCAGTTAAAGAGATTTCTGGATTTACACTAAGTAGTGATAAAATTAAAATTGATGCGTTAACAGCATTAATAATAAAAGAGTAG